A stretch of Henckelia pumila isolate YLH828 chromosome 4, ASM3356847v2, whole genome shotgun sequence DNA encodes these proteins:
- the LOC140859834 gene encoding serine/arginine-rich splicing factor SR34A-like produces MSGRYSRMIYVGNLPADIRESEVEDIFYKYGRILDIELKIPPRPPCYCFVEFENSRDAEDAIRGRDGYNFDGCRLRVELAHGGRGPPSSSDRRGGYRGSNGAGSRYGVSRHSEYRVIIRGLPSSASWQDLKDHMRKAGDVCFAEVYRDGEGTYGLVDYTNHEDLKYAVRKLDDTEFRNPWTRTYIRVKEYKGSPARSRSRSLSRSRSPKRKRSKSPEKSASRSPSASPVKASRPKSQSRSRSRSASPRQARSGST; encoded by the exons ATGAGTGGTCGGTACTCTCGCATGATTTATGTTGGCAACCTTCCTGCTGATATTAGAGAATCGGAAGTTGAAGACATCTTTTACAAG TATGGTCGCATATTGGACATTGAATTGAAGATTCCGCCTCGTCCTCCTTGTTATTGCTTTGTGGAG TTTGAGAATTCACGGGATGCGGAAGATGCTATCAGGGGAAGAGATGGCTATAACTTTGATGGTTGTCGTTTAAGG GTTGAGCTTGCACATGGTGGTAGAGGTCCACCATCTTCAAGTGATCGTCGTGGCGGTTATCGTGGGAGCAATGGGGCTGGAAGTCGATATGGAGTTTCCCGCCATTCAGAATATCGAG TTATTATCCGGGGACTTCCTTCTTCGGCCTCCTGGCAAGATTTGAAG GATCATATGAGAAAAGCAGGGGATGTCTGTTTTGCTGAAGTTTATCGTGACGGAGAAG GAACTTATGGCCTTGTTGATTATACTAATCATGAGGACTTGAAATATGCT GTTCGGAAACTTGATGACACTGAGTTCAGAAATCCTTGGACTAGAACTTATATACGG GTAAAGGAATACAAGGGCAGTCCAGCAAGAAGCCGAAGCAGGAGTCTCAGTAGAAGCAGAAGCCCCAAGAGGAAGAGAAG CAAATCACCGGAGAAATCTGCTTCAAGATCACCATCTGCATCTCCAGTTAAAGCTTCCAG GCCAAAGTCACAATCAAGGTCAAGGTCAAGATCTGCATCCCCTCGCCAG GCTAGGTCAGGCAGTACTTGA